In Pseudomonas hamedanensis, a single window of DNA contains:
- a CDS encoding sigma-54-dependent transcriptional regulator, which translates to MPHILIVEDETIIRSALRRLLERNQYQVSEAGSVQEAQERFTIPTFDLIVSDLRLPGAPGTELIKLGQGTPVLIMTSYASLRSAVDSMKMGAVDYIAKPFDHDEMLQAVARILRDRQSAPAGGEAVASKPTNGSSKAASDNSNGEIGIIGSCPPMQDLYSKIRKVAPTDSNVLIQGESGTGKELVARALHNLSKRAKAPMISVNCAAIPESLIESELFGHEKGAFTGASAGRAGLVEAADGGTLFLDEIGELPLEAQARLLRVLQEGEIRRVGSVQSQKVDVRLIAATHRDLKSLAKIGQFREDLYYRLHVIALKLPPLRERGADVNEIANAFLARQSARINRTDLKFAADAEQAIRHYSWPGNVRELENAVERAVILSESPEISADLLGIDIELSDLEDDEFIGLPPQTGGNASNSSHEPTEDLSLEDYFQHFVLEHQDHMTETELARKLGVSRKCLWERRQRLGIPRRKTGVASES; encoded by the coding sequence ATGCCGCACATTTTGATCGTCGAAGACGAAACAATTATCCGCTCCGCCTTGCGCCGCCTGCTGGAACGTAACCAGTACCAGGTCAGCGAAGCCGGTTCAGTGCAGGAAGCACAAGAACGCTTCACCATTCCCACGTTCGATCTGATCGTCAGCGACTTGCGCCTGCCGGGTGCGCCGGGCACCGAGTTGATCAAGCTTGGCCAGGGCACACCGGTGCTGATCATGACCAGCTACGCCAGCCTGCGCTCGGCGGTCGACTCGATGAAGATGGGCGCGGTGGATTACATCGCCAAGCCTTTCGACCACGATGAAATGCTCCAGGCCGTCGCGCGGATCCTGCGCGATCGGCAATCGGCCCCGGCTGGCGGCGAAGCCGTTGCCAGCAAACCGACCAACGGCAGCAGCAAGGCCGCCAGCGACAACAGCAACGGCGAGATCGGCATCATCGGCTCCTGCCCGCCCATGCAGGACCTGTACAGCAAGATCCGCAAAGTCGCGCCGACCGATTCCAATGTGCTGATCCAGGGCGAATCCGGCACCGGCAAGGAACTGGTGGCCCGCGCCCTGCACAACCTGTCGAAACGCGCCAAGGCGCCGATGATCTCGGTCAACTGCGCGGCCATCCCGGAAAGCCTGATCGAGTCCGAACTGTTCGGCCACGAAAAAGGCGCGTTCACCGGCGCCAGCGCCGGGCGCGCCGGTCTGGTCGAAGCCGCCGACGGCGGCACGTTGTTCCTCGATGAAATCGGCGAACTGCCACTGGAAGCCCAGGCTCGCTTGCTGCGGGTCTTGCAGGAAGGCGAAATTCGCCGGGTCGGCTCGGTGCAATCGCAGAAAGTCGATGTACGTCTGATCGCCGCGACCCACCGCGATCTGAAAAGCCTGGCGAAAATCGGCCAGTTCCGTGAAGACCTTTATTACCGCCTGCACGTGATTGCCTTGAAGCTGCCGCCGCTGCGCGAGCGCGGTGCCGACGTCAACGAGATCGCCAATGCCTTCCTCGCTCGCCAGAGCGCGCGCATCAACCGCACCGATCTCAAATTTGCCGCCGATGCCGAACAGGCCATCCGGCACTATTCCTGGCCGGGTAACGTGCGTGAACTGGAGAACGCGGTCGAGCGCGCGGTGATTCTCAGCGAGAGCCCGGAGATTTCCGCCGACCTGCTGGGCATCGACATCGAGCTGAGCGATCTGGAAGACGACGAGTTCATCGGCCTGCCGCCACAGACCGGCGGTAACGCCAGCAACAGCAGCCATGAGCCGACTGAGGACTTGTCGCTGGAAGACTATTTCCAGCACTTCGTCCTCGAGCATCAGGACCACATGACCGAGACCGAACTGGCGCGCAAACTCGGCGTCAGCCGCAAATGCCTGTGGGAGCGTCGTCAGCGTCTGGGCATTCCACGCCGCAAGACCGGGGTCGCCAGCGAGAGCTGA
- a CDS encoding pyridoxal phosphate-dependent aminotransferase, whose amino-acid sequence MAPYSARSRAIEPFHVMALLARANELQADGHDVIHLEIGEPDFTTAEPIIRAGQAALTAGKTRYTAARGIPELREAISGFYQSRYGLNIDPRRILITPGGSGALLLASALLVDPGKHWLLADPGYPCNRHFLRLVEGAAQLVPVGPDVRYQLTPDLVERHWDHDSVGALVASPANPTGTILTRAELAGLSTAIQARHGHLVVDEIYHGLTYGTDAASVLEVDDNAFVLNSFSKYFGMTGWRLGWLVAPDAAVGELEKLAQNLYISAPSMAQHAALACFEPDTLTILEERRAEFGRRRDFLLPALRELGFNIAVEPEGAFYLYADISQFGGDAFAFCQHFLETEHVAFTPGLDFGRYQASHHVRFAYTQNLARLQEAVERIARGLKSWQN is encoded by the coding sequence ATGGCCCCCTACAGTGCGCGCAGTCGTGCGATCGAACCGTTCCATGTAATGGCGCTGCTGGCGCGGGCCAACGAACTGCAGGCCGACGGTCACGATGTGATTCACCTGGAAATCGGCGAGCCGGACTTCACCACTGCCGAGCCGATCATTCGCGCCGGACAAGCCGCGTTGACCGCGGGCAAGACCCGTTACACCGCGGCGCGCGGCATTCCTGAGCTGCGTGAGGCGATTTCCGGGTTTTACCAGTCGCGCTATGGCTTGAATATCGATCCGCGCCGGATCCTGATCACGCCCGGTGGTTCTGGCGCGCTGCTGCTCGCGAGCGCGTTATTGGTCGATCCCGGCAAGCACTGGCTGCTGGCGGATCCGGGCTATCCGTGTAACCGGCACTTTTTGCGTCTGGTTGAAGGTGCGGCGCAGTTGGTGCCGGTCGGGCCGGACGTGCGCTATCAACTGACCCCGGACCTCGTCGAGCGGCACTGGGACCATGACAGTGTCGGCGCGCTGGTCGCCTCGCCGGCCAACCCGACCGGGACGATTCTGACCCGTGCCGAGCTGGCCGGGTTATCCACAGCCATCCAGGCGCGGCACGGCCATTTGGTGGTGGATGAGATCTACCACGGTCTGACGTACGGCACCGATGCCGCCAGCGTGCTCGAAGTCGATGACAATGCGTTTGTCCTGAACAGTTTTTCCAAGTACTTCGGTATGACCGGCTGGCGTCTCGGCTGGCTGGTGGCGCCGGACGCGGCGGTCGGCGAACTGGAAAAACTTGCACAAAACCTCTACATCAGCGCGCCGAGCATGGCGCAGCACGCGGCTCTGGCCTGTTTTGAGCCCGATACGCTGACGATTCTCGAGGAACGCCGCGCTGAATTCGGCCGCCGACGGGATTTCCTCCTGCCGGCGTTGCGCGAGCTGGGCTTCAACATTGCCGTCGAGCCTGAAGGCGCTTTCTATCTTTATGCCGATATCAGCCAGTTTGGCGGCGATGCCTTCGCGTTCTGCCAACATTTCCTCGAAACAGAACACGTGGCCTTCACCCCAGGCCTGGATTTTGGCCGCTATCAGGCCAGCCACCATGTGCGGTTCGCCTACACGCAAAACCTTGCGCGCTTGCAGGAAGCGGTGGAGCGCATCGCCCGGGGTTTGAAGAGCTGGCAAAACTGA
- the dksA gene encoding RNA polymerase-binding protein DksA, with the protein MSTQAKQQQQATISGFEPYVPKAGEEYMGAPMRAHFTKILNKWKLDLMQEVDRTVDHMKDEAANFPDPADRASQEEEFALELRARDRERKLIKKIDKTLQLIEDEEYGWCESCGIEIGVKRLEARPTADLCIDCKTLAEIKEKQVGK; encoded by the coding sequence ATGTCCACCCAAGCAAAGCAACAGCAGCAAGCGACGATCAGCGGCTTCGAACCTTACGTTCCGAAGGCGGGTGAAGAGTACATGGGCGCTCCGATGCGCGCGCATTTCACCAAGATCCTGAACAAGTGGAAACTGGACTTGATGCAGGAAGTCGACCGTACGGTTGATCACATGAAAGACGAAGCGGCCAACTTCCCTGACCCGGCCGACCGTGCCAGCCAGGAAGAAGAGTTCGCCCTCGAACTGCGCGCCCGCGACCGCGAGCGCAAGCTGATCAAGAAAATCGACAAGACCCTGCAACTGATCGAAGACGAAGAGTACGGCTGGTGCGAGTCCTGCGGCATCGAGATCGGCGTCAAGCGCCTCGAAGCCCGTCCAACAGCGGATCTGTGCATCGACTGCAAGACCCTGGCGGAAATCAAGGAAAAGCAGGTCGGCAAGTAA
- a CDS encoding FecCD family ABC transporter permease, which yields MLAIWLSLALGPVSLPLFDTLRAALRMLGVPLAPEGLEQAELIVGQIRLPRTLLGLAVGGVLALSGVAMQGLFRNPLADPGLVGVSSGAALGAAVAIVGGSFFGGLPEAFGPYLLSVCAFLGGLGVTALVYRLGRRNGQTHVATMLLAGIALTALAGSAVGLFTYLADDATLRTLTFWNLGSLNGASYARLWPLLIISAAVAAWLPRRAKALNALLLGESEAGHLGIDVERLKRELVFCTALGVGAAVAAAGMIGFVGLVVPHLVRLLSGPDHRVLLPASVLAGASLLLLADLVARLALAPAELPIGIVTAFIGAPFFLYLLLRGRA from the coding sequence TTGCTGGCGATCTGGCTGTCACTGGCGCTGGGACCGGTCAGCCTGCCGCTGTTCGATACGCTGCGCGCGGCATTGCGCATGCTCGGCGTGCCGCTGGCGCCGGAAGGTCTGGAGCAGGCTGAGTTGATCGTCGGGCAGATTCGTCTGCCGCGTACGTTGCTCGGGCTGGCGGTTGGCGGGGTGCTGGCGTTGTCCGGCGTGGCGATGCAGGGACTGTTTCGCAATCCGCTGGCGGACCCGGGGCTGGTCGGGGTGTCCAGTGGTGCGGCGCTGGGTGCTGCGGTGGCGATTGTCGGCGGCTCTTTTTTTGGCGGTTTGCCGGAAGCGTTCGGCCCCTATTTATTGTCGGTGTGCGCATTTCTCGGCGGGCTTGGTGTAACGGCGCTGGTTTATCGGCTCGGCCGGCGTAATGGTCAGACCCATGTGGCGACCATGCTCCTGGCGGGCATCGCGCTGACGGCACTGGCCGGTTCGGCGGTCGGGCTGTTCACGTATCTGGCCGACGATGCGACGTTGCGCACGCTGACGTTCTGGAACCTTGGCAGCCTTAATGGCGCCAGTTACGCGCGGCTGTGGCCATTGCTGATCATCAGCGCTGCGGTGGCAGCGTGGCTGCCGCGCCGGGCCAAGGCACTCAATGCCTTGCTGCTGGGTGAATCCGAGGCCGGGCATCTGGGCATCGATGTCGAGCGGCTCAAGCGCGAGTTGGTGTTCTGCACCGCGCTGGGTGTCGGCGCGGCCGTGGCGGCGGCGGGGATGATCGGTTTTGTCGGGCTGGTGGTGCCGCATCTGGTGCGCTTGTTGTCCGGTCCCGATCATCGCGTGTTGCTCCCGGCCTCGGTGCTGGCGGGCGCGAGCCTGCTGTTGCTGGCCGATCTGGTGGCGCGTCTGGCGCTGGCGCCGGCGGAGTTGCCGATCGGTATCGTCACGGCGTTTATCGGTGCGCCGTTCTTTCTTTACCTGCTGCTGCGAGGGCGAGCCTGA
- the gluQRS gene encoding tRNA glutamyl-Q(34) synthetase GluQRS — MTAKTSPAYIGRFAPTPSGHLHFGSLVAALASYLDARSVGGQWLVRMEDLDPPREEPGAQAAILKALESYGFEWDGEMVRQSERHAAYAEVLDSLFNHGLAYACTCSRKQLEPYHGIYPGFCRNAGHDQQDAAIRLRVPELEYHFIDRVQGEFRQHLGRDVGDFVIRRRDGLYAYQLAVVLDDAWQGITDIVRGADLLDSTPRQLYLQELLGLKQPRYLHLPLITQPDGNKLGKSYRSPPLEADQATPLLLRALRALGQKPGSELACASPHELLAWGSTHWDADKIPRTLTLPEAQLQ; from the coding sequence ATGACCGCCAAAACCTCCCCCGCCTACATCGGCCGTTTCGCCCCCACCCCCAGTGGCCACCTGCACTTCGGTTCGCTGGTCGCTGCGCTGGCCTCCTACCTCGATGCCCGATCGGTGGGCGGCCAATGGCTGGTGCGCATGGAAGACCTTGATCCGCCGCGCGAAGAGCCCGGTGCGCAAGCGGCGATTCTCAAGGCCCTGGAAAGTTACGGCTTCGAATGGGACGGCGAAATGGTGCGCCAGAGCGAGCGGCACGCGGCCTATGCCGAAGTGCTCGACAGCCTGTTCAATCACGGTCTGGCTTACGCCTGCACCTGTTCGCGCAAACAACTTGAGCCGTATCACGGGATTTATCCCGGCTTTTGCCGCAACGCCGGCCATGACCAGCAAGATGCGGCGATCCGTCTGCGCGTGCCGGAACTGGAATACCACTTCATCGACCGCGTGCAGGGCGAATTCCGCCAGCATCTGGGCCGTGACGTTGGCGACTTCGTGATCCGCCGCCGCGACGGCCTCTACGCTTATCAACTCGCCGTGGTGCTCGACGATGCCTGGCAAGGCATCACCGACATCGTGCGCGGCGCCGACCTGCTCGACTCGACGCCCCGCCAGTTGTATCTGCAAGAGCTGCTGGGCCTGAAACAACCGCGCTACCTGCACCTGCCGCTGATCACCCAGCCCGACGGCAACAAGCTCGGCAAGTCCTACCGTTCACCGCCGCTCGAAGCCGATCAAGCCACGCCGTTGCTGCTGCGTGCCCTGCGCGCACTGGGGCAAAAACCCGGCAGCGAACTGGCCTGCGCTTCGCCGCACGAACTGCTCGCCTGGGGCAGCACTCATTGGGATGCGGACAAGATTCCACGCACACTGACGCTGCCTGAAGCGCAACTGCAATGA
- a CDS encoding sensor histidine kinase, which translates to MPMSFSLTQMLLISAAYLAALFGVAWVSERGMIPRAIIRHPLTYTLSLGVYASAWAFYGTVGLAYQYGYGFLSSYLGVSGAFLLAPVLLYPILKITRTYQLSSLADLFAFRFRSTWAGALTTVFMLIGVLPLLALQIQAVADSIGILTGEPIQSRVALAFCALIILFTIFFGSRHIATREKHEGLVFAIAFESVIKLIALGGVGLYALYGVFDGPQHLELWLLQNQTALAALHTPLQEGPWRTLLLVFFASAIVMPHMYHMTFTENLNPRSLVSASWGLPLFLLLMSLAVPLILWAGLKLGATTNPEYFTLGIGIAANSKPLALLAYVGGLSAASGLIIVTTLALSGMALNHLVLPLYQPPAEGNIYRWLKWTRRALIVAIIMAGFGFYLMLGAEQDLANLGIVAFVATLQFLPGVLSVLYWPTANRRGFIAGLLAGILVWVVTMLLPLVGNLQGFYIPLLNMIYVLDDTSWHMAAIASLAANVLMFTLISLFTNASPEEASAAEACAVDNVRRPQRRELHAASPQEFATQLAKPLGAKAAQKEVEQALRDLYLPFDERRPYALRRLRDRIEANLSGLMGPSVAQDMVETFLPYKAGGENYVTEDIHFIESRLEDYHSRLTGLAAELDALRRYHRQTLQELPMGVCSLAKDQEILMWNKAMEELTGIAAQRVVGSRLSTIANPWKELLQGFIDLPDEHLHKQHLALDGQTRWLNLHKAAIDEPLAPGNSGLVLLVEDLTETQMLEDKLVHSERLASIGRLAAGVAHEIGNPITGIACLAQNLREEREDDSELTEISGQILEQTKRVSRIVQSLMSFAHAGSHQHSDEPVCLAQVAQDAIGLLALNRRNFEVQFYNLCDPEHWVEGDPQRLAQVLINLLSNARDASPPGSAVRVKSEAGEHTVDLIVEDEGSGIPKNIMDRLFEPFFTTKDPGEGTGLGLALVYSIVEEHYGQITIDSPADVQSQRGTRIRVTLPRHVEATSAVN; encoded by the coding sequence ATGCCGATGAGCTTTAGCCTGACCCAGATGCTTCTGATCAGCGCCGCGTACCTGGCGGCGCTGTTCGGCGTGGCCTGGGTCAGCGAACGGGGCATGATCCCGCGAGCGATCATTCGCCACCCGCTGACTTACACCTTGTCGCTGGGGGTTTACGCCAGCGCGTGGGCGTTCTACGGCACGGTGGGTCTGGCGTATCAGTACGGCTACGGTTTCCTTTCCAGCTATCTCGGCGTGTCCGGTGCATTTCTGCTGGCACCGGTGCTGCTCTATCCGATCCTGAAAATCACCCGCACTTATCAGTTGTCGTCGCTGGCGGATCTGTTCGCCTTCCGTTTTCGCAGCACCTGGGCCGGCGCGCTGACCACGGTTTTCATGCTGATCGGCGTCCTGCCCCTGCTCGCCTTGCAGATTCAGGCAGTGGCCGACTCCATCGGCATCCTGACCGGCGAGCCGATTCAGAGCCGCGTGGCGCTGGCGTTCTGTGCACTGATCATTCTGTTCACGATCTTCTTCGGCTCGCGCCATATCGCCACCCGCGAGAAACACGAAGGGCTGGTGTTCGCCATCGCCTTTGAGTCGGTGATCAAGCTGATCGCCCTCGGCGGCGTCGGCCTGTATGCGCTCTATGGGGTATTCGACGGCCCTCAGCATCTTGAGCTGTGGCTGCTGCAGAACCAGACCGCCCTCGCCGCGCTGCATACGCCGTTACAGGAAGGGCCATGGCGCACGTTGCTGCTGGTGTTCTTCGCCTCGGCAATCGTGATGCCGCACATGTATCACATGACCTTCACCGAAAACCTCAACCCACGCTCGCTGGTCAGCGCGAGCTGGGGCTTGCCACTGTTCCTGTTGTTGATGAGCCTGGCGGTGCCGCTGATTCTCTGGGCCGGCCTGAAACTTGGCGCCACGACCAATCCGGAATATTTCACCTTGGGCATCGGCATTGCCGCCAACAGCAAGCCGCTGGCGCTGCTCGCTTATGTTGGCGGGCTGTCGGCGGCAAGTGGTCTGATCATCGTCACCACCCTGGCGCTGTCGGGCATGGCCCTCAACCATCTGGTGCTGCCGCTTTACCAGCCGCCGGCCGAAGGCAATATCTACCGCTGGCTGAAGTGGACGCGCCGGGCGCTGATCGTCGCGATCATCATGGCCGGTTTCGGTTTCTACCTGATGCTCGGCGCCGAACAGGATCTGGCCAACCTCGGCATCGTCGCGTTCGTCGCCACCCTGCAATTTCTGCCGGGGGTGCTGTCGGTGCTGTACTGGCCGACCGCCAACCGTCGCGGCTTTATCGCAGGCTTGCTGGCGGGGATTCTGGTCTGGGTGGTGACCATGCTGCTGCCGCTGGTCGGCAATCTGCAGGGTTTCTACATTCCCCTGCTGAACATGATTTATGTGCTCGACGACACCAGTTGGCACATGGCGGCCATCGCCTCGCTGGCGGCCAACGTCTTGATGTTCACCCTGATCTCGCTGTTCACCAACGCCAGCCCGGAAGAGGCGAGTGCCGCCGAAGCCTGCGCGGTGGATAACGTGCGCCGCCCGCAACGTCGTGAGCTGCACGCGGCCTCGCCACAGGAATTCGCCACACAACTGGCCAAACCGCTCGGCGCCAAAGCCGCACAGAAAGAAGTCGAACAGGCCCTGCGTGACCTTTACCTGCCGTTCGACGAGCGCCGGCCTTACGCCCTGCGCCGACTGCGTGATCGCATTGAAGCCAACCTCTCCGGCCTGATGGGGCCGAGCGTGGCGCAGGACATGGTCGAAACCTTCTTGCCGTACAAGGCTGGCGGCGAAAATTACGTCACCGAAGACATTCATTTCATCGAAAGCCGTCTCGAGGATTACCATTCGCGTCTCACCGGTCTGGCCGCCGAACTCGATGCGCTGCGCCGTTACCACCGGCAGACGTTGCAAGAGCTGCCGATGGGCGTGTGTTCGCTGGCCAAGGATCAGGAGATCCTGATGTGGAACAAGGCCATGGAAGAGTTGACCGGGATTGCCGCGCAACGGGTCGTCGGCTCGCGCCTGAGCACCATTGCCAATCCGTGGAAAGAGTTGCTGCAGGGTTTCATCGACCTGCCCGACGAGCACCTGCACAAACAACACTTGGCCCTCGACGGCCAAACTCGCTGGCTGAACCTGCACAAAGCGGCAATCGATGAGCCGCTGGCGCCGGGCAACAGCGGCCTGGTGCTGCTGGTCGAGGATTTGACTGAAACGCAGATGCTCGAAGATAAACTGGTGCACTCCGAACGTCTGGCCAGCATCGGTCGCCTGGCGGCGGGTGTGGCCCATGAAATCGGCAACCCGATTACCGGGATCGCCTGCCTGGCGCAGAATCTGCGCGAAGAGCGTGAAGACGACAGTGAGCTGACGGAAATCAGCGGGCAGATTCTCGAGCAGACCAAACGCGTGTCGCGCATCGTCCAGTCGCTGATGAGTTTTGCCCACGCCGGCAGCCATCAGCACAGTGACGAGCCCGTTTGTCTGGCGCAGGTCGCGCAGGACGCCATCGGCCTGCTGGCCCTGAACCGACGCAACTTCGAAGTACAGTTCTACAACCTGTGCGACCCCGAACACTGGGTCGAAGGCGATCCGCAACGGCTCGCCCAGGTACTGATCAATCTGCTCTCCAACGCCCGTGACGCCTCGCCGCCCGGCAGCGCCGTGCGGGTCAAGAGCGAAGCCGGCGAACACACGGTCGATCTGATCGTCGAGGACGAAGGCAGCGGCATTCCGAAGAACATCATGGACCGATTGTTCGAACCCTTCTTCACCACCAAGGATCCTGGCGAAGGCACCGGTCTGGGCCTTGCACTGGTCTATTCCATCGTTGAAGAGCATTATGGACAAATCACCATCGACAGCCCGGCTGATGTACAAAGCCAACGCGGCACCCGTATCCGGGTGACCTTGCCGCGTCATGTCGAAGCGACGTCCGCTGTGAACTGA
- a CDS encoding heme/hemin ABC transporter substrate-binding protein: MRLSARVAVLCVGLFVSHQAAAADLPQRWVSAGGALSEWVSALGGESKLVGVDTTSQHPQSLKALPSIGYQRSLSAEGILSLRPDILIGTEEMGPPPVLAQVKAAKVQVQLFSAEPDLPTLENTLTQLGQLLGAEQQAARLLQTYQQQLAAQKARVAQAQTRQKAPGVLLLLGHAGGKPLIAGKDTAADWLLQQAGGHNLATHTGYKAFSVEALAGLDPQVLVFADRALTGEAAKAALFKENPILAGSRAAKAGRVLELDPTLLVGGLGPRLPAALKTLSDSFYPAKSDQ; this comes from the coding sequence ATGCGCCTGAGTGCTCGCGTTGCTGTGCTGTGTGTCGGCCTGTTTGTCAGCCACCAGGCCGCAGCGGCGGATTTGCCGCAACGCTGGGTCAGTGCCGGCGGCGCGTTGTCGGAATGGGTCAGCGCGCTGGGCGGCGAATCGAAACTGGTGGGTGTCGACACCACCAGCCAGCATCCGCAATCGCTGAAGGCACTGCCGAGCATCGGTTATCAGCGCAGCCTGTCCGCGGAGGGCATCTTGAGCCTGCGCCCGGACATTCTGATCGGCACGGAGGAAATGGGCCCGCCGCCGGTGCTTGCACAGGTGAAAGCGGCCAAGGTGCAGGTGCAGTTGTTCTCGGCCGAGCCTGACCTGCCAACGCTGGAAAATACGCTGACGCAACTCGGGCAACTGCTCGGTGCGGAACAACAGGCGGCGCGGTTGCTGCAAACGTATCAACAGCAACTCGCTGCGCAAAAGGCGCGAGTCGCTCAAGCGCAAACTCGACAGAAAGCCCCGGGCGTTCTGCTGTTGCTCGGGCATGCCGGCGGCAAGCCATTGATCGCCGGCAAGGACACCGCGGCCGATTGGCTGCTGCAACAGGCGGGCGGGCATAACCTGGCGACGCACACCGGCTACAAGGCGTTTTCGGTAGAGGCACTCGCCGGTCTTGATCCGCAAGTGCTGGTTTTTGCTGACCGGGCACTCACCGGTGAGGCGGCAAAAGCTGCGCTGTTCAAGGAAAACCCGATCCTTGCCGGCAGTCGTGCGGCCAAGGCCGGGCGCGTGCTGGAGCTGGATCCGACGTTGCTGGTCGGCGGGCTTGGACCGCGTCTGCCGGCAGCGTTGAAAACCTTGTCGGACAGTTTCTATCCGGCCAAGAGCGACCAATGA
- the sfsA gene encoding DNA/RNA nuclease SfsA, with protein MRFYPPLEQARLIRRYKRFLADIETVSGELLTIHCQNTGSMLNCQVEGGQVWFSRSNDPKRKLPGTWEIGETPQGRLFCVNTGRANGLVEEALQAGVITELAGFTALKREVAYGQEKSRIDFRLEYPSGPAYIEVKSVTLGFDGTAVAAFPDAVTQRGAKHLRELAHLARDGIRAVQLYCVNLTGIEAVRPAREIDSAYADALLEAVACGVEVLAYGVRLDHQEMVIDRRLDVLLNG; from the coding sequence ATGCGTTTTTATCCACCGCTGGAACAGGCGCGGCTGATCCGCCGTTACAAGCGCTTTCTCGCTGACATCGAAACCGTCAGCGGCGAATTGCTGACCATCCACTGCCAGAACACCGGTTCGATGCTCAATTGCCAGGTCGAGGGCGGGCAAGTCTGGTTCAGTCGCTCCAACGACCCGAAACGCAAATTGCCCGGCACTTGGGAAATCGGCGAAACCCCACAGGGGCGCTTGTTTTGCGTGAACACCGGGCGCGCCAACGGACTGGTCGAGGAAGCGTTGCAGGCCGGCGTCATTACCGAATTGGCCGGGTTTACCGCTTTGAAGCGGGAAGTGGCTTATGGGCAGGAAAAGAGCCGCATCGATTTCCGCCTCGAATACCCCAGTGGCCCGGCTTATATCGAAGTGAAAAGCGTCACGCTGGGCTTCGACGGTACGGCCGTGGCCGCGTTTCCCGATGCGGTGACCCAGCGCGGCGCCAAGCATTTGCGTGAGCTGGCGCATCTGGCACGGGACGGGATCCGCGCGGTGCAGTTGTATTGCGTCAATCTCACCGGGATTGAGGCCGTGCGTCCGGCCAGGGAAATCGACTCGGCCTACGCCGATGCGCTTCTCGAAGCGGTCGCTTGTGGCGTCGAGGTGCTGGCGTATGGCGTGCGCCTGGATCATCAAGAGATGGTCATTGATCGCCGTCTCGACGTATTGCTCAACGGTTAA
- a CDS encoding Rieske (2Fe-2S) protein, whose product MKFLCAGVDLVEAGSRGFDIDGKKLFAVRRGGQAYVYLNRCPHRGVGLEWQPDQFLDPSNSLIQCATHGALFLIEDGECVAGPCAGQALTAIVCREDAQGLWIDV is encoded by the coding sequence ATGAAGTTTCTCTGCGCCGGGGTCGATCTGGTCGAGGCCGGTAGTCGCGGTTTCGATATCGACGGGAAAAAGCTGTTTGCCGTGCGACGTGGCGGGCAGGCCTATGTCTACCTCAACCGCTGCCCGCACCGAGGCGTCGGGCTGGAATGGCAACCCGACCAGTTTCTCGATCCGAGCAACAGTCTGATCCAGTGCGCCACCCACGGCGCCCTGTTTCTGATCGAGGACGGTGAATGCGTCGCCGGCCCCTGCGCCGGGCAAGCGTTGACGGCGATTGTCTGCCGCGAAGATGCGCAAGGGCTGTGGATCGACGTTTAA